The following coding sequences are from one Longimicrobiales bacterium window:
- a CDS encoding ABC transporter permease has translation MHKVAALLRASALNAASYRLSLVLSAVGLLATIVPIYFVANALQPVMAPRIQSEAANYFGFVLVGIFLFAFIRPATRQFPNIISGGIATGTLEAMLSTSTRVPTIFAGLASYGFTLQLVRGVLMLGFGAILGAQLLWGAALSSVLIVLLTIVPYMAIGVLSATMVLVFRTPGPLGNIVMVLSGLLGGVYYPTHVIPGWLEGVSAFIPLTYGLRALRRMLLNAEPFQAVLPDVAILALFAAGLMGASAILFRLAFQHARRAGTLTHY, from the coding sequence ATGCATAAGGTCGCTGCACTGCTCCGTGCGAGCGCGCTGAACGCCGCGAGCTATCGGCTTTCGCTGGTGCTGTCCGCGGTGGGGCTGCTGGCGACGATCGTACCGATCTACTTCGTGGCGAACGCGCTGCAGCCCGTGATGGCTCCTCGTATCCAGAGCGAGGCCGCGAACTACTTCGGGTTCGTGCTCGTGGGCATCTTCCTGTTCGCCTTCATCCGGCCGGCGACGCGCCAGTTCCCCAACATCATCTCGGGCGGCATCGCGACCGGTACGCTCGAGGCGATGCTGAGCACGTCCACGCGCGTCCCGACCATCTTTGCTGGCCTCGCGTCCTACGGTTTCACGCTGCAGCTCGTGCGCGGCGTCCTGATGCTGGGCTTCGGCGCGATTCTGGGCGCGCAGCTGCTGTGGGGCGCAGCACTGAGCAGCGTGCTCATCGTCCTGCTCACGATCGTGCCGTACATGGCGATCGGTGTGCTCAGTGCCACGATGGTGCTGGTGTTCCGGACACCGGGTCCGCTGGGCAACATCGTGATGGTCCTGTCGGGACTGCTCGGCGGGGTCTACTACCCGACGCACGTCATTCCGGGCTGGCTGGAAGGCGTTTCCGCCTTTATCCCGCTGACCTACGGGCTGAGAGCGCTGCGCCGGATGCTGCTGAACGCGGAGCCGTTCCAGGCCGTGCTGCCCGATGTCGCGATCCTCGCGCTGTTCGCCGCAGGTCTGATGGGCGCGTCCGCCATTCTCTTCCGACTCGCATTCCAGCACGCCCGTCGCGCGGGCACGCTGACGCACTACTGA